The Bacillus sp. F19 DNA segment GGGAACGGCTAAAACGATGGTCATCACATGGTTCATCACCTTGCCGATATCTGCAACATTAGCAGCGATTTCCTACTTTATATTAAATTTATTCTTTTAATTAGCATACCCTCCTTAACTGGAGGGTTTTTTTATTTAGGAAATTATAGTTTGATAAAATGTTCGTATATAACATGAGGAATGCTAGTGCATGAAGTCTCAAAGCTTAGAATGGAGCAGAAAAACGCCTCCAGCTTAATAAAAGTGCGCGAAAGCAAGTGAATGCCGCAAAAAAAAACGCGCCCGCCTTGAAAAAAGTGCATCAAAGCGGTGATGGTGCAAAAAAGTTGACTATCTGCTCAGCAGTTTTTTCCTGACGGGTAATGCAGCTTAAAATCATTCACACTTCTTAGGTCCGCTTCCTACCCGAGCCTCGAAGGAATACAATTTCTCTCCTTCAATAAAGAAGTCGCCTGCGTATTTTTTTACTTGTCTAAAATTGACGAAAAAAATACAGAGTGATACTATTGTTTTAGATGATAGTGAAAATCGTTATCAATTGGAGGGTAAAAAAAGATGTTTCAACAGCAATCTATTTCAGCAGTAATACGGGAAAGAATCTCAATCAAATCAAATTACCTTCCTCTCGAGGTAAAAGAAGAAGATATTGTAATCCTGCTTAATGACGCTGTCTGGGCGCCTAACCATGGTCTAAGAGAGCCTTGGCGGTTTTTATTTGTAAGCGGAGATCGGAAAGAAGCTTTTATTCAGACTGTTCTTGCATGCTACGAAGCAAAAGCACATGAAAAAGTGAGGTCAAAGCTGGCAGACGTTCCTGCATTTTTAGTTGCCATTATGCCTGAAGATCCCCGCCAAAAAATATGGGAAGAGGATTTTGCGGCAATCAGCACCCTTATTCAGAATCTGCAGCTGCTTGGCTGGGAAAAAGAGCTTGGAATGGTTTGGAAAACGCCAAATCACATCTATGACCCGAAATTCCGCCGTGCCATCGGAGTTCAAAATGGCGAAAAAATTGTTGGCATTCTGCAGCTTGGCTATTTTGATCCTGCCCTGCATGTGAAAGATAGAAAGCGGACGAATGCATTGGAAAAAATGAGTTCATTTTGAGAAAGATCTGTGAATAATACTTGGTAAATTCAATGATATATCCCATACTTAAAAAATCTGTATTTTTTTCCTGGCTCGAACCAGGGAAATATGAATAAATATCATGACGGCAACTGCAAAATAGAAAAATATCACACAAAATCATAATATTCTCATACTCCGCAAACAATAATAAAAAAGCGATTTTAGGAGAATGAAATGAATATATTGATTATTTATGCTCATCCGAATCCGGAAAGCTTTAATGCAGCGATATGTGATGCCGTGGAAAAAGAATTTACAAGCAAAGACTTTCAGGTGAGAAAAAGAGATCTATATCAGATGAAGTTCAACCCCATTTTGACAGAGGACGACTATACATCCTTTTATCAGGATAAAGTTCCGGCTGATATTCAGGCGGAACAGAGTGAACTTATATGGGCAAATATTCTTGTCTTTGTTTTTCCAACATGGTGGGCCGGGATGCCGGCTATTTTAAAAGGGTATTTTGACAGAGTTTTTACCAACGGTTTTGCTTTTCGATATTCTGATGAAGGTCCGGAGGGCTTGCTGAAAGAAAAACAGGCACTAATTTTCCAGACTACAGGGCAGCCTGAGAAGTCTTTGAAGCCCCCGCAATTGACCATGGCCATGCAGGCATCGTTTGATGTTGGTATTATGAATTTTTGCGGAATCGAAACGCTTGCCCACAAGTTTATTTATTCGGTTCCATATGTTGATGAAGAGACACGGAAATTTATGCTGAATGAAGTCAAAGAAGTTGTTGAAATGATTGGGAAACAAAAATAAAAAAAGATCTTCCTGTAAACGGGAAGATCTTTTTTTACGCACAGCGTTTATTTTATAGAACTTTCGGCGAGCAAGAGCTGCAAGACTGAGGGATCTCTCTATCATAAGACTCATGAGACATGCTGCCAACAGTGGCTGGAGTATGATTTCATATGTGAGAAAACCTTTTCAATTACAAACGAAGCAAAAGCACTCAGAACAAATGAAAAAGCAGCTTATACGTTTCATGCTGCAAGCGGCAAACGCTTGAGGATTGCTCTGGCATGGACAGATTATCCGGGAAATCCATCAGCATCTGTTTCGTTAGTCAATGATTTGGATCTTGTCATTAAATCACCTAGCGGAAAAACTTACACAGGAAACGATTTCACTTCTCCATACAACAATCAATGGGATGGAAGAAATAATGCAGAAACGGTTATTCTGCCAAATGCGGAAGCCGGGGCTTATACGATTGAAGTGCAGGCTTACAATGTTCCGTCAGGCACTCAGGATTTCTCTTTTGCAGTTGTACAATAGAACAGATAAAAGGAGCCGCTTCATGCAGAAGCGGCTCCTTTTTTTAATATTGATGACATCATATCCATTATTGAATTTTTCCAGATTGATTTTTTTGCAATAAGAGATTGACAGATAAGGAAATAAAGAATATAATTACTTTGAATTCAAGATATTTTAATTAAAAGTAATTTCCCTGCAAGGTCTGCATATAAGTTAAAGAGTAAATTTTTTTAAGAATATATCTCGAATTAAAAATAATTGAAAGAAGGATGATCAGAATGTTAGTAGACTTAGGACTTTTACTTATTCGTTTAGTGATTGGACTTTCGTTCATGGCTCATGGAGCACAAAAACTGTTTGGTTCATTTGGAGGTCACGGCATTAAAGGCACAGGGGGCTTCTTTGAATCCATTGGAATTAAACCTGGAGTTGCAATGGCGGTACTTGCGGGCCTGGCTGAGTTTGCTGGCGGAGCTTTTTTTGCAGCAGGCTTCCTTACTCCGCTTGCAGGAGCTGCATTAGCTGGCACAATGCTTGTTGCGATTGTTAAAGTTCATGCACCAAACGGCTTCTGGGCTGCTCAAAATGGCTATGAATTCAACCTGACTTTGCTCGCTGTTGCAATTGGTGTAGCTTTAACAGGTGCAGGCGCATATTCACTTGATGCATTAATCTTCTAAATATAAAAAAAGGAACTCAGCGGTTAACCAGTTCTGTACAGAGGTGCAAAACAGTATATCGCAATGTAAGTTGCCCGCCATTTAGCAGTTAAAATGGCGGGCTTTTTCCTTTATATATTGCGGCAGGTTATTGGACATTTATGCTAATGTGGAAATATAAGTTATTTCATTAAAAGGATTGTGGAATAAGGAGATAGTGAAACAAGCATCAAAGTACTGAAAAAGTCATGTGTTGAAAGGAAAATAAATAATTTCATAAGAAAAGGAGACATTTTAAAATGACAACTTCAGAAAAAAATTTAAGGACTTGTAATAAAGGACACAAATATTATAAAAGCAGCGATTGTCCAACCTGTCCGACTTGTGAGCAAGAACGTAAACCTGCTAATGGATTTCTTTCATTGCTCTCGGCACCAGCAAGACGAGCATTGGAAAACAATGGGATCACTTCTTTGCAGGAGCTATCAAAATGCAGTGAAAAAGAGATTTTGCAATTGCATGGTATGGGACCGGCTTCTTTACCTAAACTTAGGACTGCTATGAAGGAAAATGGGTTATCATTCAGAAACTAAACACCAAGAATTAATACTGGAGTATGATATTATTTGATTTTTTTCTTCAAGTAAATATTAAGATTATTATTAATCGTTGATAAATTTTCAGCGATTTTTTTGTTTATTACAAACGAACTTTTGTTCCATTTAATAATTTGATCAACGTTCATGCAGTTAAGTCTGTCACATAATGATGTCACCGTAGAAAATATGCCAATATTTCCTCATTTTGTAGAATGTAAGGAGGATATATGAAGGATTTAACTGAAATGCTTAAGGGAGTTCTTGAAGGTGTGGTACTTCAAAAGATTCAATTAGGCGAAACCTATGGGTATGAAATAACTAGGTATCTAAATGAGTTAGGTTTTGATGATATTGTGGAAGGAACTGTCTATACCATTCTTGTTCGAATAGAGAAAAAAGGGCTCGTGGAGATTGAGAAGAAAAAATCTGAGCTTGGGCCCGCGAGAAAATTCTACACACTAAATGCCAAAGGAGAACAAGAATTAAATGATTTTTGGCAACGATGGTCATTTTTAGAAGAAAAAATGAATGAAATAAAGGAGCAAAGAAATGTTTAAAAAGATGATTCAAGAAAAAAGGGAATTTCGTGCATATCAAAAAAGAGTGAATGAATTACCTGAAGAATACAAAAAGGCTATGAAAGCAATTGAAAATTATATGTGGAACTTTGCTAAGGGATCAGGCATGTTGGAGCTTTTAAAGAATATTTTAGAGATGTTCGAGAATAGTGCCAGTGATGGATTAAGCGTACGAGATGTAGTAGGAAATGATATAGCAGAATTTGCAGACTCATTCCTAGCCGAGTTTCCAGAAGAAACATGGATTGACAAATTAAGAAAGAAATTAAGAGATTCTATTAAATAAAGGAGCGAGCCATGAATTCAACAGTCCTTGAAATCAAAAATGTAAAAAAGAGTTTTAAAGGAAATGAGGTTTTAAAAGATGTCAATATCACTGTGAAGCAAGGTTCCATTTATGCCTTATTAGGGGCGAACGGTGCTGGGAAAAGTACCCTATTAAAAATCGTTACGGGGCTACTTAATAGTGATGGCGGCAAGGTGACCATTCATGATATTAATGTTGCTGACAATCCTATGGCGGCACAAAAGCTATTTAGTTTTAGTTCACAAAATACCACCGTTGACGGTGTACTCACAGGATATGAAAACCTTCATTTGATTGCAAAATTGCGGCATGTGCACAATCCCAGAAAAGTTGCTGAAAGTCTGTTAGATAAGTTTGATCTGACCGAGGCCAAAGATAAAGCTGTTTCCATGCTATCATTTTTTTAAGGGCGCAAGAGCTATAAAATAATACAAAGAGTCAACCAATTAGTCAAACAAGAAATACTCTTTCGGTTGTTCAACTGAAAAACCAAGAATCCTGTGTCAACAATGACGTTAGGGTGCTTGGTTTTATAGGACGTGTTTTGGATTGTTTTGGATTTATTTACATATGAATAAATTATAGAAAAAAGCAATTATGGCAGTACATTACCTGCAGCACGATAGATGCCATACCACTCCTCGCGAGTAAGAAGGATATCACTTGCCTTACAGCAATCCTTTAAACGGCCTTCATTCATCGTACCGATAACCGGTTGCATGTTTGCTGGATGTCGCAATAACCACGCGATAGCTATGGTTGAGTTGCTTACTTCATATTTGTTCGCGACTTCATCAATCTTTTGATTCAATTCAGGAAACTTGTCATTACCTAGGAATACTCCCTCAAAGAACCCGTATTGGAAAGGGGACCATGGCTGAATGGTAATATCGTTCAGTCTGCAATAATCAAGTATGCTGCCATCTCTGTTCACAGCAGAATCATTTTCCATGTTCACATTAAATCCATTAGAGATCATATTTGCATTGGTAATACTTAATTGAAGTTGATTAGCAACGATTGTTTGCTTCACTGACTTCTTAAGTAATTCGATCTGCATTGGATTCTGATTTGAAACACCAAAGTGACGAACTTTTCCTGAACTTTTAAGAATATCGAAAGCCTCTGCCACTTCTTCGGGTTCTACCAATGTATCCGGACGGTGTAACAGCAGAATATCTAGGTAATCTGTATTCAATCTCTTTAAGCTTCCGTCAACTGATTCTAAAATATGTTCTTTTGAAAAGTCGAACATTCCTTCTCGAATACCGCACTTAGATTGCAAAAAAATCTTTTCACGGATATCATCGTTCATATGGATGGCTTCAGCAAATATTTCCTCGCATGTTCCAGCCCCATAAATATCAGCATGGTCGAAGAAATTTGCACCTAATTCAAGTGCTGATTGGACAAAGTGCTCAGCCTCGGCCTTTTCCAGAGAATTAATGCGCATACAGCCGACTGAAACAACCGGCACCTCTAAAGTGCTTTTTCCAAGTTTCATAGTCCTCATGATAGATCCTCCTTAATGTAATTGTGTAATTTCATATAATGCGTTTGAACTTTTCTTCCACGATGGCGGCAAAGGTATTTGTATACAATAAAAATTGAAAATTCGGTTATGTATCCCTTATTGATTGTGACACACTGGTACAGCGTTTTCAAGAAATTACTACGCAGTATTCAAGCTTGTCCTCCATACAGAAGGCAGTTGCTTTTTCCCATAAGGCAGTCCATCTTTTATTGATATAAACACTAATTCCCTTTACCCTATTGCCATTAGCAAAAGAGCTCCAATTGTAGGTGCAAAGCTTCCTAGAAAAGAAGTTTCGATTAGCTTTCCAAGTTTCATTCCAGCTAATAATAAAGAAGAACAAGAAGCACCATACCCTAAACAACAGAAACAGTGAACTTAATAAAAAATCTGTTTGTTTGGTCTTGCTTATTTGACACAAATAGGACATTAAAAAGGAAGAAACGTTGTGAAAGAATATAAAAAAAGGAGCTACAATCGTTATAAAAAGAGGGTTAAACATGAATAAGTATTATCATGGGCAAATAATAATTTGGGTTCTCAAAAAGTCGCTATTTTCTGTATTAATTATAAAATGAATTTAAATCTTAATAATCCTTTACAAAAAGTAACTTAAACGATTAATAAAGAAATGATAAAACTAAATATCTGGAGGTGAAATAATGGAGAAAAAAAACCTTGTAAAAAATAATCCAATTATAGCTGCTGTACGTGATGTTTCCTTAATTGATAAAGCAGTTCTTTCACCTGTAGAAACGATATTTTTAATGTCCGGTGATATTTTTACAGTTGAACATTGTGTTGAAGAAAGCAGAAAAAACAACAAATCTATTTTTTTGCATATTGATCTTATAAAAGGGATAGCCAATGACCGTGAAGGAATAAAATACTTGTCAAAAAAAGTGAAGCCAGATGGAATTGTTTCAACAAAAAATCAGTTGATTCAAGCAGCTAAAAAAGAGGGATTACTAACCATCCAGCATTTATTTATGATAGATACACAAGCTTATGAAAGTGGTATACGAAATATTTCTAATGTAAATCCCGATGCAATTGAAATTATGCCAGGATTAATGCCACGAATGATACGAGAATTTTATGAAAAAATTGATTGCCCTATTATTACAGCGGGATTAATTAAACATCCCAATGAAATAAGAGAGGCAGTAGATGCTGGAGCACATGGAGTAGCCGTAGGAGCACCTGAGTTATGGGATCTGGACTATAAAACCTATTTTAAAAAATAGCAGGTGGAATGAACTTTTTATTAAAATAAAAATGAATAATTTATTTACTTATAACAATTCTATTTTAATAGAAGAGTCTAATGAATGCCTAGTCCAAAGCATTTGTTGCCGAGAAAGATTGCAGCGACACTAGCTGGATCAGAGGACCCGTTTTCGGTGTTAAGTTCTATTTACAAGGACCATCAATCAGTAAAATAAAAGAAATCGTAATAATTCTTTACGTAAAGCTTATATAGAATTTACAATGCTTTGTCAAAATAGCATTATAAGCAACAACAACTGCACACTTAACATATCCGGGTGGGAGTATATGGAGAAAACCCAGGTATAGTTACTAGTTCTAATAAACATATAACCGTATGTCTATTAGGGCTGACTATACTTGGGTTTTTTGTTGTTCAGCTTATAAAATATCAGTTAAATTAGGAGGGGAAAAAATGCCTTTTGGTAACATTGGAATTCCTGGATTAATTTTAATCATCATTCTAGCCCTTATCATTTTTGGTCCCTCAAAGCTTCCTGAGCTTGGAAGAGCAGCTGGAAATACACTGAAGGAATTTAAGAATGCAACAAGAGATCTTATGAGTACGGACAAAGAAACGAATAAGGATCAAAAATAAGATTTTCGAAAACAAGTCTAGAAATCTATTAGGTTCCAGGGTAGAGGTGACGTAGTATGAACGATCATGAGATAGAACTAATTGCTCACTTAGAAGAGTTGAGAAAGCGACTGATGGTTGTTCTTGACGTATTTTTACATAAGAGTAACGTCTGTTCTTATTACTCCGCCTGATTTGATTTCAGATAGTTCTAGAGTTCATCTCGTTCTGATCTATGAGGCAAGTATTACTCTGTCTGCTTTTGTCTATCAGGAAAAAATTGTGAAAGCTAGCTAGAATCTGGGGATGCAATCTAAGTATTGCAGTAGATATATATCGGAAAATTAGTGATCTAGCAATTTCCTTACCTTTAAAAACGATCAAAAGGGAGAGATACAGTTGAATTACGAAAATTGGTTAAAGGATTTTAACTCTAAAAAGATGACACGCCGAAGCTTTTTAGAATCCACTGGAAAAACAGCTGCCGTTACAGCACTCGGCTTCTCGCTGCCTACAATCAAATCGGTTCAAGCAGAGGAGGCACCAATTTTTTCTGCTTACCCATTCACTCTTGGCGTTGCCTCTGGTGATCCATTGTCAGACAGTGTTGTTTTATGGACAAGGCTTGCTCCAAACCCTCTAGCAGAGGACGGAAACGGAGGAATGGACAATCGGTACGTCCCGGTCGAATGGGAGATTGCAGAAGACGAGCAGTTCAAAAAGGTTGTTCGAAGCGGTAAAGAAGTTGCAGGCCCAGAGTTAGGTCATTCAGTGCATGCAGAGGTCTTTGGTTTAAGACCATGGAGAGAGTATTATTATCGTTTCAAGGCTGGAACAGAAATTAGTCCAATTGGCCGGACGAAGACTGCTCCTGAGGAGGGAGACCATCTGAAGAGTCTCTCGTTTGCAATCGCTTCATGCCAATCCTGGACAGGAGGTCGCTTTGCAGCTTATAAAAATATGGCACAAGAGGATTTAGATGTTGTTTTCCACCTTGGAGACTATATCTACGAAAAGGGCAATACAGAAACGCTGACAGATTATCGCCTTCTACATGCTCAATACAAAACATCACCAGATCTGCAGGAAGCCCATCTAGCCTTTCCGTTTATCGTGACGTTTGACGATCATGAGGTAGACAACGATTGGGCGAATGATATTTCGGATCCGAATTTTCCGGAAGGGGAGCGTGAGCGTTTTCTGGCAATGCGTGCGGCAGCATTCCAGGCGTATTATGAGCACATGCCGCTTAGACGTCGTTCGAAGCCAAACGGCCCTGATATGCTTCTTTACCGTAAATTTACCTTTGGAGATCTTGCAGAGTTTAGTGTATTGGACACAAGACAGTATCGGGATAATCAAGTCGGCACAGGATTCCCGGGAGGACCGCTTGATCCAGAAGCTTCGAATCCAGAACGAACAATCATGGGTTCTGAGCAAGGAGCTTGGCTAATCAATAACCTTAGTCGTTCACGTGCAAAATGGAATGTGTTAGCACAGCAAACGATGATGGCACAATATGACTATGACACAGGCGAGGGCATCAGTGTAAATCATGACCAGTGGGATGGGTATTCCGCTGATCGGGACCGCCTTTTTGAATTCATTAAAAAACGCCGGCCATCCAACCCGGTTGTTTTAGGTGGCGATTGGCATTCAAGCTGGGTCAATGATCTAAAGGAGGACTTTAACAATCCTAAGTCTGAAACACTAGCAACTGAGTTTATTGGAACGTCAATCAGTTCTGGCTGTGGCTGGAAGGACAAGGTAGAAGAGGCGCTATCCGTTAATCAGCATGTAAAGTTCTTTGACGGTGACTATCGTGGATATGTACGTTTCCATGTCACACATAAATCTTGGCAAAGCGATTATCGTGCTGTTTCTTCAGCTAGTGATCCAAATGCTGTCGCTAGCTCCCTAGCCTCTTTTCTTGTGAAGAATGGAAAACCTGGGGCAATTCGAATCGGTGGAATCGATGTGTCCAATATTGTTGCGAAAACAATGTTCTCAGGAAAACCAAACCCTGTTTCAGTTGACCTTGGCAACGGGACAGAAAAAGCAGTTGCAGTAAAGGTGGGCATAAAGGTTCCGAAAGAATGGAAGTGCGAGTTCAAAAATATCGTCCTTGAACCGGGCAGTACGACAACAGTGGAGTTCATGGTAATCCCCCCTCCCCACATGCCGGCTGCTGAAAAACTTAGCTTAGATATAAAAGCTGGCAATACTGTTATTTATGGAGTGTCTAGAGAACTATTCGCTGTCTCAGTTCCATCAAGTGACGAGCTTGTACTCGCGCTCGATTCAGGAGGTACTTCAAGTCCGATTCTTCCATCTTATGCCAGACTTTCTCCTGATGATAAATGGGATGAGGCCAAAGGGTATGGATGGATCGGAACTGTACCGGACTTTAGAGACAGAAATAAGCTAGATGAACTGAAGCGTGATTTTACTTTATCTCGTAACGGAACAACCATTCTTAGACTTAAGGTACCTGCAGGGGTTCATAAAACTTCTATACTGACAGGAGATGCTTCTTTTTCTTCTGGAAATACAATCATAAGATCGGAGAGTAATCTTCTAGGTGAATCCGGAGAAGAATTATATCCTGGTCAATTTAAATGGATTACCTTTGACTTAGACGGAGGAGCACTGGGCAGAGAAATAGATCTTGAAATTACCGGGGCTTTGAAGGAAGGGTTTTGGCGTATTGTTTCCTTAATTATGATGTAATATAAGGCTCTTTGATCCTATAAAATGGGGTGGTGGCAGTATTGTCACCACCTTAGTAATATTTACGTTAGGAAAATAAAGAATTTACAATTAAATGCTAGAATAGTTCTTAGTTCGATGTGACATAAACTATAGAGTTTGTGTTTATTCTGACTAACTATACTTGTGTTTTTTCTGTTTTCTTTCATAGAAGACTAGCAAGTGATGGCTTTCAAAAATTTTTCACATCAGAAAAATCCTTTAGTTTTTTAATTAGCTTAGCGGTTCCGTTCGGCTTACTTTTCGAGCTTCCAGCTAGAGTCAAGAGTCACCATTACATTTGAACCAGTTGGAGCCTGTTTGAAACTTTTTGCACCTTTC contains these protein-coding regions:
- a CDS encoding nitroreductase — translated: MFQQQSISAVIRERISIKSNYLPLEVKEEDIVILLNDAVWAPNHGLREPWRFLFVSGDRKEAFIQTVLACYEAKAHEKVRSKLADVPAFLVAIMPEDPRQKIWEEDFAAISTLIQNLQLLGWEKELGMVWKTPNHIYDPKFRRAIGVQNGEKIVGILQLGYFDPALHVKDRKRTNALEKMSSF
- a CDS encoding NAD(P)H-dependent oxidoreductase; the encoded protein is MNILIIYAHPNPESFNAAICDAVEKEFTSKDFQVRKRDLYQMKFNPILTEDDYTSFYQDKVPADIQAEQSELIWANILVFVFPTWWAGMPAILKGYFDRVFTNGFAFRYSDEGPEGLLKEKQALIFQTTGQPEKSLKPPQLTMAMQASFDVGIMNFCGIETLAHKFIYSVPYVDEETRKFMLNEVKEVVEMIGKQK
- a CDS encoding DoxX family protein, giving the protein MLVDLGLLLIRLVIGLSFMAHGAQKLFGSFGGHGIKGTGGFFESIGIKPGVAMAVLAGLAEFAGGAFFAAGFLTPLAGAALAGTMLVAIVKVHAPNGFWAAQNGYEFNLTLLAVAIGVALTGAGAYSLDALIF
- a CDS encoding RNA polymerase alpha subunit C-terminal domain-containing protein, whose translation is MTTSEKNLRTCNKGHKYYKSSDCPTCPTCEQERKPANGFLSLLSAPARRALENNGITSLQELSKCSEKEILQLHGMGPASLPKLRTAMKENGLSFRN
- a CDS encoding PadR family transcriptional regulator, with product MKDLTEMLKGVLEGVVLQKIQLGETYGYEITRYLNELGFDDIVEGTVYTILVRIEKKGLVEIEKKKSELGPARKFYTLNAKGEQELNDFWQRWSFLEEKMNEIKEQRNV
- a CDS encoding DUF1048 domain-containing protein, with translation MFKKMIQEKREFRAYQKRVNELPEEYKKAMKAIENYMWNFAKGSGMLELLKNILEMFENSASDGLSVRDVVGNDIAEFADSFLAEFPEETWIDKLRKKLRDSIK
- a CDS encoding ATP-binding cassette domain-containing protein, with the protein product MNSTVLEIKNVKKSFKGNEVLKDVNITVKQGSIYALLGANGAGKSTLLKIVTGLLNSDGGKVTIHDINVADNPMAAQKLFSFSSQNTTVDGVLTGYENLHLIAKLRHVHNPRKVAESLLDKFDLTEAKDKAVSMLSFF
- a CDS encoding aldo/keto reductase; protein product: MRTMKLGKSTLEVPVVSVGCMRINSLEKAEAEHFVQSALELGANFFDHADIYGAGTCEEIFAEAIHMNDDIREKIFLQSKCGIREGMFDFSKEHILESVDGSLKRLNTDYLDILLLHRPDTLVEPEEVAEAFDILKSSGKVRHFGVSNQNPMQIELLKKSVKQTIVANQLQLSITNANMISNGFNVNMENDSAVNRDGSILDYCRLNDITIQPWSPFQYGFFEGVFLGNDKFPELNQKIDEVANKYEVSNSTIAIAWLLRHPANMQPVIGTMNEGRLKDCCKASDILLTREEWYGIYRAAGNVLP
- a CDS encoding glycerol-3-phosphate responsive antiterminator gives rise to the protein MEKKNLVKNNPIIAAVRDVSLIDKAVLSPVETIFLMSGDIFTVEHCVEESRKNNKSIFLHIDLIKGIANDREGIKYLSKKVKPDGIVSTKNQLIQAAKKEGLLTIQHLFMIDTQAYESGIRNISNVNPDAIEIMPGLMPRMIREFYEKIDCPIITAGLIKHPNEIREAVDAGAHGVAVGAPELWDLDYKTYFKK
- the tatA gene encoding twin-arginine translocase TatA/TatE family subunit produces the protein MPFGNIGIPGLILIIILALIIFGPSKLPELGRAAGNTLKEFKNATRDLMSTDKETNKDQK
- a CDS encoding alkaline phosphatase D family protein, whose translation is MNYENWLKDFNSKKMTRRSFLESTGKTAAVTALGFSLPTIKSVQAEEAPIFSAYPFTLGVASGDPLSDSVVLWTRLAPNPLAEDGNGGMDNRYVPVEWEIAEDEQFKKVVRSGKEVAGPELGHSVHAEVFGLRPWREYYYRFKAGTEISPIGRTKTAPEEGDHLKSLSFAIASCQSWTGGRFAAYKNMAQEDLDVVFHLGDYIYEKGNTETLTDYRLLHAQYKTSPDLQEAHLAFPFIVTFDDHEVDNDWANDISDPNFPEGERERFLAMRAAAFQAYYEHMPLRRRSKPNGPDMLLYRKFTFGDLAEFSVLDTRQYRDNQVGTGFPGGPLDPEASNPERTIMGSEQGAWLINNLSRSRAKWNVLAQQTMMAQYDYDTGEGISVNHDQWDGYSADRDRLFEFIKKRRPSNPVVLGGDWHSSWVNDLKEDFNNPKSETLATEFIGTSISSGCGWKDKVEEALSVNQHVKFFDGDYRGYVRFHVTHKSWQSDYRAVSSASDPNAVASSLASFLVKNGKPGAIRIGGIDVSNIVAKTMFSGKPNPVSVDLGNGTEKAVAVKVGIKVPKEWKCEFKNIVLEPGSTTTVEFMVIPPPHMPAAEKLSLDIKAGNTVIYGVSRELFAVSVPSSDELVLALDSGGTSSPILPSYARLSPDDKWDEAKGYGWIGTVPDFRDRNKLDELKRDFTLSRNGTTILRLKVPAGVHKTSILTGDASFSSGNTIIRSESNLLGESGEELYPGQFKWITFDLDGGALGREIDLEITGALKEGFWRIVSLIMM